From one Planktothrix agardhii NIES-204 genomic stretch:
- a CDS encoding L,L-diaminopimelate aminotransferase codes for MATLNDNYLKLKAGYLFPEIARRVNAFAEANPDAKIIRLGIGDVTEPLPQACRQAMLQAVEDMGNRDTFKGYGPEQGYAWLRETIAAHDFQAKGCDIDADEIFISDGSKCDTGNILDIFGDDNIIAVTDPVYPVYVDTNVMAGHTGDANENGEYGGLVYIPITAENNFTAAIPTQKVDLIYLCFPNNPTGATATKEHLTAWVEYAKANGSIILYDAAYEAFISDPNLPRSIYEIEGAKDCAIEFRSFSKTAGFTGTRCAFTVVPKTLTAKAKDGSDVELWKLWNRRQATKFNGVSYIIQRAAEAVYSEAGKAQVKALIQFYMENAQIIREQLTSAGLSVYGGENAPYVWVKTPQGLSSWDFFDKLLQTCNVVGTPGSGFGAAGEGYFRISAFNSRENVEEAMRRITDKFKV; via the coding sequence ATGGCAACCCTTAACGATAACTACCTCAAACTCAAAGCCGGATATCTGTTTCCCGAAATTGCCCGCCGGGTGAATGCGTTTGCAGAAGCCAACCCCGACGCCAAAATCATCCGTTTAGGCATTGGCGACGTCACCGAACCCTTACCCCAAGCCTGTCGCCAAGCCATGCTTCAGGCTGTCGAAGACATGGGCAACCGTGACACCTTCAAAGGTTATGGCCCCGAACAGGGTTATGCTTGGTTACGCGAAACCATCGCCGCCCACGATTTCCAGGCCAAAGGTTGCGATATTGACGCCGATGAAATCTTTATTTCTGATGGTTCAAAATGCGACACTGGCAATATTTTAGATATTTTTGGAGACGATAATATTATCGCTGTAACTGACCCGGTTTATCCCGTTTATGTCGATACAAATGTGATGGCAGGACACACCGGAGATGCTAATGAAAATGGAGAATATGGGGGATTAGTTTATATTCCAATTACGGCGGAAAATAATTTTACTGCTGCTATTCCTACCCAAAAAGTTGATTTAATTTATCTCTGTTTTCCCAATAATCCCACCGGGGCAACGGCAACTAAAGAACACTTAACCGCCTGGGTCGAATACGCGAAAGCCAACGGTTCTATTATACTATATGATGCCGCCTATGAAGCGTTTATTTCTGACCCTAATTTACCCCGTTCTATCTATGAAATTGAAGGAGCAAAAGATTGCGCCATTGAGTTTCGTTCCTTCTCCAAAACCGCCGGATTTACCGGAACTCGTTGCGCCTTTACTGTTGTTCCAAAAACCTTAACAGCTAAAGCCAAAGATGGTTCCGATGTGGAATTATGGAAGTTATGGAATCGTCGTCAAGCCACTAAATTTAACGGCGTTTCCTATATTATTCAACGGGCGGCGGAGGCAGTTTATTCTGAAGCAGGAAAGGCTCAAGTTAAGGCGTTAATTCAATTTTATATGGAAAACGCCCAAATTATTCGGGAGCAATTAACCTCGGCTGGATTAAGCGTTTATGGAGGAGAAAATGCCCCCTATGTTTGGGTAAAAACTCCCCAAGGTTTATCGAGTTGGGATTTCTTTGATAAGCTCTTACAAACCTGTAATGTTGTGGGAACTCCGGGTTCTGGTTTCGGTGCGGCGGGGGAAGGATATTTCCGTATTTCTGCTTTTAATAGTCGGGAAAACGTAGAGGAAGCCATGCGTCGAATTACCGATAAGTTTAAGGTTTAA
- the mycA gene encoding myosin-crossreactive antigen produces the protein MLPLNLTRANCCTKLLRCQLRSPVFLYQEVKSILIHELPPAKPRTANGFAPKAYMVGRCIGSLAAVVFLICDGNVPGRNITIYEAMPVLGGSLDGDGNPTKDYTVSRNF, from the coding sequence ATGCTCCCTTTGAATTTAACTAGAGCTAATTGTTGCACCAAACTTTTAAGGTGTCAACTGCGATCACCGGTGTTTCTTTATCAAGAAGTCAAATCAATTCTTATACATGAACTTCCCCCTGCAAAACCCCGCACGGCCAATGGTTTTGCTCCCAAGGCTTATATGGTTGGGAGATGTATTGGCTCCTTAGCCGCCGTCGTCTTCCTGATTTGTGATGGCAATGTTCCTGGTCGCAATATCACCATCTATGAGGCGATGCCGGTTTTAGGTGGCAGTCTGGATGGTGACGGCAACCCCACGAAGGACTACACCGTGAGTCGTAATTTTTAG
- a CDS encoding putative 5'-nucleotidase — MKRILKYSFILFFVGIILAIAPPSLGLFNPEFNLRIIHSNDHHAHLEPVTVNDKELGGIVRRKTLIDSLKTKNSQETLLLDAGDIFQGTLYFNQYLGQADLPFYNQMNYQAVTLGNHEFDRGQTVLANFIKKAKFPMLSANLEIAPNSPLAGLVKPWVILSVKGKKIGVFGLTTEATANMSSPGEGVRFTDAIQAAKKAVSELKKQGVNKIIGLTHIGLESDLELAKTVNDIDIIIGGHSHTPLGSMPNAKQPYPIVETTPKGKKVLVVTSWEWGKYLGDLEVKFNRRGEVTSWKGIPHAIDDQIQPDANFAKQLEKFSASLEVLRQTIIGKTLTPLEGSRDLVRTQETNLGNLITDAMLNKLRPDGAQIALLNSGGIRSSIPAGNISVSQVIEVMPFGNTIARLDLTGEQLKQALEHGVSQVELGEGRFPQVSGLRFIYDPKAPAGDRVISVTIVDQSGQEKPLDLTATYRVVANNFMSIGGDGYEVMKSGKNQVDTGFLLADVVIDYIKKQSEINVESGDRITAKE; from the coding sequence ATGAAACGAATATTAAAATACAGTTTTATCTTATTTTTTGTCGGAATAATTTTAGCGATTGCACCCCCCAGTTTAGGATTATTCAATCCTGAATTTAACCTAAGAATTATCCATAGTAATGATCATCATGCCCACTTAGAACCCGTTACCGTTAACGACAAGGAACTAGGCGGCATTGTCCGACGTAAAACCCTGATTGATAGTTTAAAAACCAAAAATTCTCAAGAAACCCTCCTCCTAGATGCCGGGGATATTTTTCAAGGAACTTTATATTTTAATCAATATTTAGGTCAAGCGGATTTACCCTTTTATAATCAGATGAATTATCAGGCAGTTACCCTGGGAAACCATGAATTTGACAGGGGACAGACTGTTTTAGCTAATTTTATTAAAAAAGCCAAGTTTCCTATGCTTTCGGCTAATCTTGAAATCGCGCCTAATTCTCCCTTAGCGGGGTTAGTAAAACCTTGGGTAATTCTATCGGTTAAAGGCAAAAAAATCGGGGTATTTGGCTTAACCACAGAAGCTACAGCTAATATGTCAAGTCCAGGGGAAGGAGTACGTTTTACTGATGCTATTCAAGCAGCAAAAAAAGCGGTTTCTGAGTTAAAAAAACAAGGAGTGAATAAAATTATTGGGTTAACCCATATTGGCTTAGAATCGGATTTAGAACTGGCTAAAACCGTCAATGATATTGATATTATTATCGGCGGACATAGCCACACACCGTTAGGTTCAATGCCCAATGCTAAACAACCCTATCCTATTGTTGAAACCACACCAAAGGGTAAAAAAGTTTTAGTAGTCACGTCTTGGGAATGGGGGAAATATTTAGGGGATTTAGAAGTTAAATTTAATCGCCGAGGAGAAGTAACTTCTTGGAAAGGAATACCCCATGCTATTGATGATCAAATTCAACCGGATGCCAACTTTGCCAAACAGTTAGAAAAATTTTCTGCTTCCCTAGAGGTCTTACGTCAAACAATTATTGGAAAAACCTTAACTCCCTTAGAAGGAAGTCGAGATTTAGTTAGAACTCAAGAAACTAATTTAGGTAATTTAATTACCGATGCCATGTTAAATAAATTAAGACCCGATGGCGCTCAAATTGCCCTATTAAATTCTGGAGGAATTCGGTCTAGTATTCCCGCCGGAAATATTAGTGTTAGTCAAGTGATTGAAGTCATGCCTTTTGGGAATACAATTGCTCGTTTAGATTTAACCGGAGAACAACTCAAACAAGCCTTAGAACATGGTGTCAGTCAAGTGGAATTAGGAGAGGGAAGATTCCCCCAAGTGTCAGGATTAAGGTTTATTTATGACCCCAAAGCTCCGGCGGGTGATCGCGTTATTTCCGTTACTATTGTTGATCAATCGGGACAAGAAAAACCCCTGGATTTAACTGCTACCTATCGAGTCGTTGCGAATAATTTTATGTCGATTGGGGGAGATGGTTATGAGGTGATGAAATCGGGTAAAAATCAAGTTGATACGGGATTTTTATTGGCGGATGTGGTGATTGATTATATTAAGAAGCAATCGGAAATTAATGTGGAATCGGGCGATCGCATTACAGCTAAGGAATGA
- a CDS encoding hypothetical protein (protein of unknown function DUF820) — protein METITIPTPFELTIELTDEQFFQLCQNNRDLRFERSASGDLAIMPPTGSETGNRNIDLSYQLQSWSRQNNLGLAFDSSTGFRLPNGANRSPDAAWVSNQRWEVLTTAEKEKFAPLSPDFVVELRSKTDSLEKLQAKMQEYIENGTKLGWLLDRHNQRVEIYRHNQIVEIIPSPQSLSGENILPGFILDLTNIL, from the coding sequence ATGGAAACTATTACAATACCCACACCCTTTGAGTTAACTATTGAACTAACAGATGAGCAGTTTTTTCAGCTATGTCAAAATAACCGGGATTTGAGATTTGAGCGCAGTGCATCGGGAGATTTAGCTATTATGCCCCCCACAGGTAGCGAAACTGGCAACCGAAATATTGATCTATCTTATCAACTGCAAAGCTGGAGTCGTCAAAATAATTTAGGATTAGCCTTTGATTCTTCAACGGGTTTCAGACTTCCTAATGGTGCAAATCGCTCCCCCGATGCTGCTTGGGTCAGTAACCAAAGATGGGAGGTTTTAACCACAGCAGAAAAAGAAAAATTTGCTCCCCTATCTCCCGATTTTGTTGTTGAATTACGCTCAAAAACTGATTCCTTAGAAAAGCTACAGGCTAAAATGCAAGAATATATAGAAAATGGGACAAAATTAGGATGGTTACTAGATAGACACAATCAGCGTGTAGAAATTTATCGCCATAATCAAATAGTAGAAATTATCCCATCTCCCCAATCTTTATCGGGAGAAAATATTTTACCAGGATTTATATTAGATTTGACAAATATTCTCTGA
- the desD gene encoding acyl-lipid desaturase (acyl-lipid desaturase (delta 6)), with protein MIHYLITGKIGDRHNHWMTWLLGGLNFQIEHHLFPNICHINYPELSKVVEQTCREYGVKYNQHSSFWSGLLSHYRWLRKMGTTV; from the coding sequence GTGATTCATTATCTGATCACTGGCAAAATTGGCGATCGCCATAACCATTGGATGACATGGCTACTGGGTGGATTGAATTTCCAAATCGAGCATCATTTATTCCCCAATATTTGCCATATTAACTATCCTGAACTATCTAAAGTCGTGGAGCAAACTTGTCGAGAATATGGAGTGAAATATAACCAACATAGTTCTTTTTGGTCTGGATTATTATCCCATTATCGTTGGCTAAGAAAGATGGGAACTACTGTTTAG
- a CDS encoding hypothetical protein (conserved hypothetical protein) has translation MVIVDSGFWIALINRRDDYHVLAQEVLDTIDEPLVTTWCVITEACHILLKRTGTNAQQTFIHSLEIGAFEIFDLKVQDGKRISELMNQYSSLPMDLADASLIILAEHLGHGRILSVDFRDFNTYRWKNRHPFENLMSIN, from the coding sequence ATGGTCATCGTTGATTCTGGCTTTTGGATAGCATTAATCAATCGCCGTGATGATTATCATGTTCTCGCTCAAGAAGTTTTAGATACGATTGATGAGCCTCTGGTTACAACATGGTGTGTGATTACGGAAGCTTGTCATATTCTCTTGAAACGTACAGGCACAAATGCTCAACAGACGTTTATTCATAGCTTAGAAATTGGTGCTTTTGAGATTTTTGATCTCAAGGTTCAAGATGGGAAAAGAATCAGTGAATTGATGAATCAATATAGTTCTCTGCCAATGGATTTAGCGGACGCTTCATTGATTATTCTTGCGGAACATTTGGGGCATGGGCGGATTCTATCTGTTGATTTTCGGGACTTTAATACTTACCGATGGAAAAATCGTCATCCTTTTGAGAATTTGATGTCTATTAACTGA
- a CDS encoding hypothetical protein (conserved hypothetical protein, probable exinuclease activity) produces MTEFIDPFKLPYVDLLDRKNLPNCPAIYFAIDSQNRVLYVGQATNLATRWKNHRRVYQLQEINKDSLVRIAWQPWTLEDLSEAERYFINNSKKDLK; encoded by the coding sequence ATGACGGAATTTATTGATCCTTTTAAACTCCCTTATGTTGATTTATTAGATAGAAAAAATTTACCAAATTGTCCCGCTATTTATTTTGCGATAGATTCACAGAATAGAGTGCTTTATGTAGGACAAGCCACTAATTTAGCCACCAGATGGAAAAATCATCGCCGAGTATATCAATTACAAGAAATCAATAAAGATTCTCTAGTCAGAATAGCTTGGCAACCTTGGACTTTAGAAGATTTGAGTGAAGCTGAAAGATATTTTATCAACAATTCAAAAAAAGACTTAAAATAG
- a CDS encoding hypothetical protein (conserved hypothetical protein) translates to MPKILLIDTDVLIDFLRGRSQAVAYLENLIEESILISSITVAELYSGVREGKEREVLDTFFLAFEIVPINEEIAIKGGLYRRDYGKSHGVGLADALIAATAEVKQAHLVTLNQKHFPMLDTVIVPYKKQ, encoded by the coding sequence ATGCCTAAGATTTTATTAATTGATACCGATGTTTTAATTGATTTTTTACGAGGGCGATCGCAAGCTGTCGCTTACTTGGAAAATTTAATAGAAGAATCTATTTTAATTTCAAGTATTACTGTTGCTGAACTTTATTCAGGCGTTCGGGAAGGGAAAGAAAGAGAGGTGTTAGATACCTTTTTTCTTGCCTTTGAAATTGTGCCTATTAATGAAGAAATTGCTATTAAAGGGGGATTATATCGCCGAGATTATGGAAAAAGTCATGGTGTAGGACTGGCTGATGCGTTAATTGCTGCTACTGCTGAAGTTAAACAAGCTCACTTAGTAACTTTGAATCAAAAACATTTTCCAATGCTAGATACTGTGATTGTTCCTTACAAAAAACAATAA
- a CDS encoding hypothetical protein (protein of unknown function DUF820) has translation METATIPTPFELTIELTDDQFFQLCQNNRDLRFERSASGDLTIMPPTGSETGNRNIKISTQLEIWSSQNNLGLAFDSSTGFRLPNGANRSPDAAWVSNQRWQVLTTAEKEKFAPLSPDFVVELRSKTDSLEKLQAKMQEYIENGTKLGWLLDRHNQRVEIYRHNQIVEIIPSPQSLSGENILPGFVLDLTNII, from the coding sequence ATGGAAACTGCTACAATACCCACACCCTTTGAGTTAACTATTGAACTAACAGATGACCAGTTTTTTCAGCTATGTCAAAATAACCGGGATTTGAGATTTGAGCGCAGTGCATCGGGAGATTTAACTATTATGCCCCCCACAGGTAGCGAAACTGGCAACCGGAATATTAAAATTAGCACTCAATTAGAAATCTGGAGTTCTCAAAATAATTTAGGATTAGCTTTTGATTCTTCAACGGGTTTCAGACTTCCTAATGGTGCAAATCGCTCCCCCGATGCTGCTTGGGTCAGTAACCAAAGATGGCAGGTTTTAACCACAGCAGAAAAAGAAAAATTTGCTCCCCTATCTCCCGATTTTGTTGTTGAATTACGCTCAAAAACTGATTCCTTAGAAAAGCTACAGGCTAAAATGCAAGAATATATAGAAAATGGGACAAAATTAGGATGGTTACTAGATAGACACAATCAGCGTGTAGAAATTTATCGCCATAATCAAATAGTAGAAATTATCCCATCTCCCCAATCTTTATCGGGAGAAAATATTTTACCAGGATTTGTATTAGATTTGACAAATATTATCTGA
- a CDS encoding hypothetical protein (conserved hypothetical protein) — translation MTSKNMRVNARLDSDRANKFNYIRQRTNQGVSDIMKAAIDLYYEKLYQESSVKPLQLLRESGLIGCAEGDSDLSVNYKQYLTESLNEKYGHR, via the coding sequence ATGACAAGCAAAAATATGAGAGTTAATGCAAGGCTCGATAGCGATCGCGCTAATAAGTTTAATTACATTCGCCAGCGTACCAATCAAGGTGTGTCTGACATCATGAAAGCGGCGATCGATCTTTACTATGAAAAATTATATCAAGAATCCTCTGTAAAGCCTTTGCAACTTCTTAGGGAATCAGGGTTGATTGGTTGTGCTGAAGGGGACTCTGATTTGTCGGTTAATTACAAGCAATATCTCACTGAAAGTCTTAACGAAAAATATGGTCATCGTTGA
- the cpcF gene encoding phycocyanin alpha subunit phycocyanobilin lyase, CpcF subunit, with product MTVQILIQSVEKADSAASLFKAVSALAQANSVEAIPTLITVLGYNNPGAAVAAVDGLTQLGEPAVIPLLEQLDGYNYGARAWAIRALSGIGDPRGLEVLLESAGSDFALSVRRAATRGLGNIHWDKLPFEQLADAQFETFKILQKTVEDPEWIVRYAGVFGLEGLAIAIQKTQPEWLNKIQEQLQQLANIDEVLAVRARAKWAIQKIKNY from the coding sequence ATGACTGTACAAATATTAATTCAATCTGTTGAAAAAGCTGATTCTGCTGCCTCTTTATTTAAAGCTGTTTCTGCCTTAGCTCAAGCTAATTCTGTTGAAGCAATTCCGACATTAATTACCGTTTTAGGCTATAATAATCCTGGGGCTGCGGTGGCTGCGGTGGATGGATTAACTCAGTTGGGTGAACCTGCGGTTATTCCCTTATTAGAACAATTGGATGGTTATAATTATGGGGCAAGGGCTTGGGCTATTCGTGCCTTATCAGGTATTGGTGATCCTCGTGGTTTAGAGGTTTTATTAGAATCCGCCGGGAGTGATTTTGCTTTAAGTGTTCGTCGGGCAGCTACCAGAGGATTAGGGAATATTCACTGGGACAAATTACCTTTTGAACAACTTGCTGATGCTCAATTTGAAACTTTTAAAATATTACAAAAAACCGTAGAAGATCCCGAATGGATTGTTAGATATGCGGGTGTTTTTGGGTTAGAGGGTTTAGCAATAGCTATTCAAAAAACTCAACCAGAATGGTTGAATAAAATTCAAGAACAGTTACAACAATTAGCAAATATTGATGAAGTTCTGGCAGTTAGAGCTAGGGCAAAATGGGCAATTCAAAAAATTAAGAATTATTAA
- the cpcE gene encoding HEAT repeat-containing PBS lyase, translating to MQDLGHESTENNSTQEEESLTIEQAIANLSHEELGHRYYAAWWLGRFRVNEQGAVDALILALNDESDRTEEGGYPLRRNAARALGKLGDKRAVSALIECLDCADVYVREAAAQSLEQLGDERCVPVLIKLLEGGLEVAQFVPGKPYLVQPYDAILEALGSLKATVAIPFVQPFVEHFVPKVRYAAFRAMYQLTGENSYGQRLIEALKGNDLTLRRTALMDLGAIGYLPGAKAIAETFAENSLKLIALKGVLEYQLTDTSDFNLSESAIEVMELMDYLL from the coding sequence ATGCAAGATTTAGGGCATGAATCAACGGAAAACAATAGCACTCAAGAGGAAGAATCTTTAACCATTGAACAAGCGATCGCTAATCTTAGCCATGAAGAATTAGGACATCGCTATTATGCAGCTTGGTGGTTAGGACGTTTTCGAGTGAATGAACAGGGGGCGGTAGATGCCTTGATTTTAGCTTTAAATGATGAATCCGATCGCACTGAAGAAGGCGGTTATCCCCTACGCAGAAATGCGGCTAGAGCTTTAGGAAAACTAGGAGATAAACGGGCAGTTTCGGCATTAATTGAATGTTTAGACTGTGCTGATGTTTATGTTCGAGAGGCGGCGGCTCAATCTTTAGAACAATTAGGGGATGAGCGTTGTGTTCCCGTCTTAATAAAATTATTAGAAGGGGGATTAGAAGTCGCTCAATTTGTCCCTGGAAAACCCTATTTAGTTCAACCCTATGATGCCATTTTAGAAGCATTAGGCAGTTTAAAAGCCACCGTTGCGATACCGTTTGTTCAACCGTTTGTAGAACATTTCGTGCCTAAAGTTCGGTATGCGGCATTCAGAGCAATGTATCAATTAACGGGCGAAAATAGCTACGGACAACGGTTAATAGAGGCGTTAAAAGGCAATGATTTAACCTTACGCCGCACCGCCTTAATGGACTTAGGGGCAATTGGATATTTACCTGGGGCAAAAGCGATCGCCGAAACCTTTGCAGAAAATAGTTTAAAATTAATTGCTTTAAAAGGAGTTTTAGAATATCAATTAACCGATACTTCTGATTTTAATTTGTCTGAATCAGCAATTGAAGTCATGGAATTAATGGATTATTTATTATAA